The region GTTCCCGGGTCCGCTCCCGCCACCAGGTGGGCCCGCACCTCCACCGCTCCCCGCGCGACGACCAGGTTCACCACCCGCGCTCCCCCACCCGCCGTGTGCCGCGACGCCACCCAGCCGTCGCCCGCGCCCAGTGGTTCGATGTCCGTCCGGCTCGGATCGTCACCGACGATCACGCTGTTGTCGTACGACGCCGAGGGCGCGGTCGCGGTCGAGTACGCGAGCCGCGTGTAGTAGGGGTCGTAGCGGACGTCCTCGCTGCCGTGGTTGTGGAGTCGGACCAGGCCGTCCGAAGTCGTGGTCTGGAGGAGCCAGTTGGGCGGTCCGACGGGGGTGACGGCGTCGGCGCGGTCGGTCGGGCCCGGATCCTCCCGCGCCGTCCACACCTCGTGGTCCGGTGGGAGGAGCAGGCCGACGAAGGCCTTGCTCGCCCAGTACGGGGAGGCCGGGCCCGAATAGCCCTGGAGGACCGTCTCGTCGGGGCCGTGCCAGCCGAGGGTGAGCAGGCCGCGGTCGTCGACCGCGCCCCGGTCGAGGAAGTGGCGCAGCGCGCCGGACGCGATGCGTCGGGTCTCGCCCGGCGACAGCGGCGTACGGCCGGTGAGGGCGCCGAGCCACAGCGGGGCGGTCGTCGCGAAGCGGTAGGTGAGGGAGCGGCCCTGGCGCATCGGGGCGCCGTCGCCGCCGAACAGCCGGGCGTAGTCGGCGAGATGGCGGGAGAGCCGGCCGCCGTACAGGTCGAGGAGCCGGGGGTCGTCCACGAGCCACGCGTGCAGCACCGGGTACAGGTGCATCGCCCAGCCGTTGTAGTAGTCGAAGGCACGGCCGGGGCCGTCGGTGTACCAGCCGTCGCCGACGTACCACTCCTCGATCCGCTCCAGGCCCCGGTCGATCGCGGCCCGCGACGCCTCGGGCTCGTGGCCGATCTCCGCCAGGAAGCCGCCGACCGTCACCGGGAACAACTCCCAGTTGCAGGCCCAGGGTTCGGCCGTGAGCGCGTCGCCGAGCCAGGCCGCGGCCCGCTGCCGCACACCGTCGTCCAGGCGGTCCCACAGCAGCGGCCGGGTGAGCCGCAGCGCGAGGGCGATCGACGCGGCCTCGACGAGGGGCTGGCTGCGGTCCTCGACGCGCGGCCAGATACCGGCCGTACCGGCGGCGAGTCCGTCGGCGTACCGCTCCAGGGCCTTCTCGTCGCGACGGAAGGCGGCCAGGAGCAGGGTGCGGGCGTAGCCCTCCAGGCCGTCGGAGAGCCGGCCCGACCAGCTCGTGTGCTCACCGGGGAGGTGGTAGAGGGAGCCGTTCTCGGTCGCGTACGGGGCGACCGCGGCGAGCAGGGAGTCGGCCGCCGCCTCCCAGTGGGCGCGGGTGTAGCCGGTGTACGGGCTGAGGGTGCGGTCCTCGTCGGGCATCAGTGGCGCTCCGTGGTTCGGCGGCTCGGTCGGGTGGTACCTGGGGCGCCCCGGTTCCGGACGGGACGCCCCAGGAGTTCATCCCACCCTCACCTGGCGCTCTGGCACCAGATGCTGGGCGAGGAGTTCGTCGCGGACGAGGCCGGCGTAGACCGTGGCGCCGTGCACGGAGGTGTGCGTGTTGTCCCGCTTCTCGTTGTAGAGGTAGATGGCCTTGGAGCCCTCGACGCCCAACGACTCGACGAGGGCCTTGGTCCTGGCCGTCAGGTCGATGAGGGGCACGTGCTCGGCGGCGGCGACCGAGCGGATGACGGCCGGGTGGTTCACACCGAGGCCGTTGACCAGCAGCGCGGTGTCGTTGTTCAGGGTGCCGTCCGCGTTGAACCAGCGGCGGACGATGGGGGTGACCAGGACCGGGTCGCCGCCCCGCGCGCGGACCCCGGCGACCAGGGTCTCCAGGTTCGCGCGGTACGTCGGCTCGTCCGTCGTCTTGTCGTTGTGGGCGAGCTGGATGAGGACCAGGTCGTGGCGCCGGATGACCGGCTGGACGGTCGGGAAGAGCGCGGGGTTCTCGAGGTAGGTGACCGTACTCTCCCCGGAATCCGCGTAGTTGGCGACCGAGACGCCCTTGCGGAGGTACTGGGGCAGCTGCTGGCCCCAGCCGGAGTAGGGGTCGCCGGGCTGGTCGCAGACCGTGGAGTCGCCGACCAGGAAGATCTGACGGGTGTGCGGGACGGCCGGGGTCACCTTGATGTCGGCGAGCGCGGGCGCGGAGCCGCCGAGCACCAGGTCCAGGCCGGGGGTGCCGTCGGGGCCGGTCGGCTCGCCCTCGGGGGTGCGGACGTTCACCGTGAAGCTGCGGGGCACGGGCTTCCCGGCCGCCGTGGCGGTCTCGGGCAGCAGCGCGCGGCGCGTCTCACCGCTGACGCTCGTGCTCGCCGCGGCCTCCCCGCCGAGCCGTACGCGCACGTCGTACGTGCCGGGCGCGACGTCGAAGTGGCAGGCGGTCGCGGTGCAGTTCTCCAGGCCGAGGGCGCGGGACCCTCCGTGCGCCTGCGCCGGTGTGGCCGACAGCGCGGTGGCAGCGGCCAGCGCGGCCACTCCGGCGGCGATGAAACGTCTCATTGCGGCTCCTCCAACAGGACGACAAGACCTGGCGGCAGGACCGTATCGCTCTCCGCAAGCGCTTTCTAGTACTCGACGCGTTTTCACATGATTGCCAACTCCCAAGCGGCGTAAGCCCTTTCGCGAAATCGATTCAACTGTCAGTCTTCCGGACACCCGCACACCCCCACCTCCGAAGGAGGCACCCCCATGTCCGGATCCACCGACAGATCCCTCGGACGCCGCACCTTCGTCCTCGGCACGACCGCGGCGGCCGTGAGCGCGACGGCCCTCACCCGGACGGCCGCCGCCGCGAGCTTCGGCTACACGGACGACGGCTCGAACTACGTCATCGACACCGGCGCGAACCTCGTCTTCAAGGTCAGCAAGACCAACGGCGACCTGACCTCGCTCGTCTACCGCGGCACCGAGTACCAGGGCTACGGCGGCAAGAACTCGCACGTCGAGTCCGGCCTGGGCACCTCCACCGTGACCATCGCTCAGTCCGGTTCGACGATCCTCGTCTCCGTCGCGTACGGCACGCTCAAGCACTACTACGCGGCCCGCAGCGGCGAGAACAACGTCTATCTGTGGACCAACAAGGCCGACACGTCGGTCAGCGCGACCCGTTACATCGTGCGCGTCAAGGCAGGCCTGTTCCTCAACGACGAGCCGGACTCCTACACGTACGCGCCCACCACCATCGAGTCCGCGGACGTCTTCGCGAAGTCCGACGGCCAGACCCGCTCGAAGCACTACTCGAAGCTCCGCGTCATCGACTACACCTACATCGGCTGGACCACCGGAAGCGTCGGCCTGTGGATCGTGCGCAGCAACCACGAAAGGGCCTCCGGCGGCCCGTTCTACCGCTCCCTGCTGCGGCACCAGAGCGCGGACGGCGGCGGGCTGTACGAGATCCTGTACTACGGCGAGAACCAGACCGAGTCGGAGCGCTTCGGCCTCCAGGGTCCGTACGTCATCGCCTTCACGGACGGCGGCGCGCCCTCCTCCTCGCTGTACGCGGGGAATCTCACCACCTCCTGGGCGGACTCGCTCGGCATCTCCGGGTACACGGCCGCGAGCGGCCGGGGCCGGGTCGCGGGCGTGGGCATCTCGGGGCGCGACACGGCATACGCGTACACGGTCGGGCTCGCCAACTCGGCCGCACAGTACTGGGGTTCGGCGCGGGCCTCGGACGGCTACTTCTCGATCGCGGGCGCGCTGCCGGGGTCGTACACCCTCACGGTCTTCAAGGGCGAACTCGCCGTGTACACCACGTCGGTGACGGTCACGGCGGGCGGGACCACGACGCTGAACAGCATCGCGATCCCCTCCTCCAACGACCCGTCCAACGCGAGCGCGATCTGGCGGATCGGCAACTGGGACGGCACGCCGGGCGGGTTCAAGAACGCGGACCTGATGACGTACGCGCATCCGTCGGACGTACGGGCCGCGTCCTGGACCGGCAACGTCGTCGTCGGCAGCGGCAGCGGCAGCGAGACCTCGGCGTTCCCCTGCTACCTGTGGAAGGACGTCAACAGCGGCATCATCGTGTACTTCAAGCTGACCGCCGCCCAGGCCACCGCCGCGCACACCCTGCGCATCGGCGTGACCACGGCCTACGCGAACGGCCGCCCGCAGATCGTGGTCAACGACACCTGGACCTCGGCCGTCCCCTCGCCACCCACCCAGCCGAGCACCCGGTCGCTGACCGTGGGCTCGTACCGGGGCAACAACTACACGTTCAGCTACAGCGTTCCCGCGTCCGCCTGGCTGACGGACACGAGTGCGTACAACACGCTGAAGATCTACGTGGCGAGCGGTTCGGGGTCGACGTCCTTCCTCAGCGCCGGCACCTCCGTCGACGCCGTCGACCTACTGACCTGACGTCATGTTCCGCGCGTCCACTGCTGGTTGGTACCTCCGTTGCAGGTGTACGTGATGATCGCGGCGGAGTTGGCGGTGGACGCGCCGGACACGTCCAGGCACTCGCCGCTCGCCCGGGCCTTGACGAGCACATAACTGCCGGACGTGGTCAGGCTCCACTGCTGGGCGGTGGTGCCGGTGCAGTTCTCCTGGGTGACAGTGGCGGAGTTCTCCTGGAGGCACAGGGAGCTGCCCCGGCCCATGAGTTCGTAGTAGCCGGTACCCAGGTCCTTGAACCACCACTTCTGGTTGGTGCCGCTGTTGCAGGTGTACTGGCTGATCGCGACACCCTGCCACAGCGACTGGCTGGGAACGTCCGCGCACTTGGCGCTGGACCGGCCGACGAGGGTGTTGTACGTGGCGCTCGTCCCGTTGACCGTGCCGGCGGCGGTGTCGACCGAGACCTCCGGGTACCAGGACATGGACATCGAGGTGGAGGTCGGGAAGGTCAACGGCAGCCAGACGTAGCGCGAGTCATTGACGGTGCCGCCGAAGGAGTTGCCCCAGCGGTCGCCCATGTAGAGGTACGAGGTGCCCGAAGTCCCCTGCACCGGAAGGACGTACGCGGTCTGCGAGTTGTACGTCGTCGAGTCGCCGACGTTGGCCATCGCGGTCCAGGGACCGGCGATGCTGGTCGCG is a window of Streptomyces mirabilis DNA encoding:
- a CDS encoding rhamnogalacturonan acetylesterase, with protein sequence MRRFIAAGVAALAAATALSATPAQAHGGSRALGLENCTATACHFDVAPGTYDVRVRLGGEAAASTSVSGETRRALLPETATAAGKPVPRSFTVNVRTPEGEPTGPDGTPGLDLVLGGSAPALADIKVTPAVPHTRQIFLVGDSTVCDQPGDPYSGWGQQLPQYLRKGVSVANYADSGESTVTYLENPALFPTVQPVIRRHDLVLIQLAHNDKTTDEPTYRANLETLVAGVRARGGDPVLVTPIVRRWFNADGTLNNDTALLVNGLGVNHPAVIRSVAAAEHVPLIDLTARTKALVESLGVEGSKAIYLYNEKRDNTHTSVHGATVYAGLVRDELLAQHLVPERQVRVG
- a CDS encoding rhamnogalacturonan lyase B N-terminal domain-containing protein gives rise to the protein MSGSTDRSLGRRTFVLGTTAAAVSATALTRTAAAASFGYTDDGSNYVIDTGANLVFKVSKTNGDLTSLVYRGTEYQGYGGKNSHVESGLGTSTVTIAQSGSTILVSVAYGTLKHYYAARSGENNVYLWTNKADTSVSATRYIVRVKAGLFLNDEPDSYTYAPTTIESADVFAKSDGQTRSKHYSKLRVIDYTYIGWTTGSVGLWIVRSNHERASGGPFYRSLLRHQSADGGGLYEILYYGENQTESERFGLQGPYVIAFTDGGAPSSSLYAGNLTTSWADSLGISGYTAASGRGRVAGVGISGRDTAYAYTVGLANSAAQYWGSARASDGYFSIAGALPGSYTLTVFKGELAVYTTSVTVTAGGTTTLNSIAIPSSNDPSNASAIWRIGNWDGTPGGFKNADLMTYAHPSDVRAASWTGNVVVGSGSGSETSAFPCYLWKDVNSGIIVYFKLTAAQATAAHTLRIGVTTAYANGRPQIVVNDTWTSAVPSPPTQPSTRSLTVGSYRGNNYTFSYSVPASAWLTDTSAYNTLKIYVASGSGSTSFLSAGTSVDAVDLLT
- a CDS encoding DUF2264 domain-containing protein, encoding MPDEDRTLSPYTGYTRAHWEAAADSLLAAVAPYATENGSLYHLPGEHTSWSGRLSDGLEGYARTLLLAAFRRDEKALERYADGLAAGTAGIWPRVEDRSQPLVEAASIALALRLTRPLLWDRLDDGVRQRAAAWLGDALTAEPWACNWELFPVTVGGFLAEIGHEPEASRAAIDRGLERIEEWYVGDGWYTDGPGRAFDYYNGWAMHLYPVLHAWLVDDPRLLDLYGGRLSRHLADYARLFGGDGAPMRQGRSLTYRFATTAPLWLGALTGRTPLSPGETRRIASGALRHFLDRGAVDDRGLLTLGWHGPDETVLQGYSGPASPYWASKAFVGLLLPPDHEVWTAREDPGPTDRADAVTPVGPPNWLLQTTTSDGLVRLHNHGSEDVRYDPYYTRLAYSTATAPSASYDNSVIVGDDPSRTDIEPLGAGDGWVASRHTAGGGARVVNLVVARGAVEVRAHLVAGADPGTPVRVTGWPEDDGVHAELLPVHNLLDSAGVTGPGATLFVALARLTGEPDPLPLTESVSVDVEGEEQGEYDVRVSWPSGPSTCFRFRASDGRPSASSWSVKPR